One stretch of Thalassophryne amazonica chromosome 17, fThaAma1.1, whole genome shotgun sequence DNA includes these proteins:
- the LOC117530092 gene encoding NAD(P) transhydrogenase, mitochondrial-like: MGLCKGMQMQSTFQCRDDQSVLGEVVATLGALKLSRELQAHMSAAMAVGGTSGLTITKRIQITDLPQLVAAFHSLVGLAAVLTCVAEHMIKYPHFATDPAADLNEIVAYTGGATFGGFVVVDDKLQGK, translated from the exons atggggctgtgcaaaggcatgcagatgcaGAGTACCTtccagtgcagggatgatcagtctgtgcTCGGAGAGGTTGTTGCCACTCTGGGTGCCCTTAAACTGAGTCGTGAGCTGCAGGCACACATGAGTGCGGCCATGGCTGTCGGCGGTACTTCTG GCCTGACCATCACTAAGAGGATCCAGATCACTGATTTGCCTCAGCTGGTGGCTGCTTTCCACAGCCTGGTGGGGCTCGCCGCTGTGTTGACTTGTGTGGCAGAACATATGATTAAATATCCTCACTTCgccacagaccctgcagcagatcTCAACGAAATCGTAGCCTACACTGGTGGGGCTACATTCGGCGGCTTTGTGGTAGTAGACGACAAACTGCAAG GAAAGTAA